TTTAAGAAGTGACGGAACCGGTCGTGAGTTTTTACAAGCTACTTACGGAGGATCATCACATGCCTTAACTCATGAAATATTAGACGAGGGTGGACATTACGCTTTTCAAGAAGGTAGAACCGTATTTAAAAACGCTGTTTTTAATATGGCCGATGCTGCCGAAAAAATATTAAAGCGTAACAACTTAAATAAAGACACTGTAGATTGGTTAGCCGCGCATCAAGCAAACAAACGTATTATTGATGCTACAGCAAACCGTATGGATCTAGCACCTGAAAAGGTTATGTCAAACATAGAAAAATACGGTAACACAACATCTGCAACCCTTCCATTGTTAATAAATGATTACGAATCACAACTTAAAAAAGGAGATAATGTTATCTTTGCCGCTTTTGGAGGCGGATTTAACTGGGGTTCTATTTATTTAAAATGGGCATATAACACAAAGTAATAACCAACCTTTAAATACCGAAATTATGGATATAAAAGAGATTCAAAACTTAATCAAATTTGTTGCAAAATCTGGAGCAAGCGAGGTTAAACTAGAAATGGATGATATTAAAATCACCATTAGAACAGGTTCAGAGTCCGATACAACTATCGTGCACCAAGTTCCTGCAACTCATCAAATGCCACAAATAGCACAACCATTAGCAGCACCTGCACAAGCAGAAGCAGCCGCTCCTGTTGCAGCGCCGGCAGACGAAGATTCAAAATATATAACTATTAAGTCACCAATTATTGGTACATTCTATAGAAAACCATCACCAGATAAACCTTTATTTGTTGAAGTAGGTCAAACTATTGCAGAAGGTGACGTACTTTGTATTATTGAAGCTATGAAACTTTTCAATGAAATTGAATCTGAAGTTTCTGGTAAAATAGTAAAAATATTAGTGGACGATTCTTCACCAGTAGAATTCGATCAACCTTTATTCTTAGTAGATCCATCTTAATTTGAAGTTTAAAGTTTAAAGTCTAAAGTCTAGCACCACGTGTTAAACTTATATTCTCATAAACCATAAACTCTTAAACTCATAAAAAGATATGTTTAAAAAAATATTGATTGCCAATAGAGGCGAAATAGCACTACGTGTTATTAGAACCTGTAAAGAAATGGGCATAAAAACGGTTGCAGTATATTCTACTGCAGATGCCGAAAGTTTACACGTAAAATTTGCAGACGAAGCCGTATGTATTGGCCCAGCAGCAAGTAGCGAGTCTTACTTAAAAATGTCAAATATTATATCTGCGGCAGAAATAACAAACGCAGACGCTATCCACCCAGGATACGGTTTTTTATCAGAAAACGCTAAGTTTTCTAAAATATGTGAAGAACACGGTATCAAATTCATTGGTGCATCTCCAGAGATGATCGATAGAATGGGAGATAAAGCAAACGCTAAAGAAACCATGAAAGCTGCCGGTGTACCTTGTGTACCAGGAAGTGAAGGTATTATTGAATCCTTTGAAGATTGCATACGTGTAGCCGAAGAAACTGGTTACCCTGTAATGTTAAAAGCCTCTGCCGGTGGTGGTGGTAAAGGTATGCGTGGCGTTTTTAAACCAGAAGATCTTAAAGATGCCTGGGATTCTGCTAGACAAGAATCTAAAGCAGCCTTTGGAAATGATGATATGTACATGGAGAAACTTATTGAAGAGCCTCGCCATATCGAAATTCAAATTGTAGGCGATTCTAATGGTAAAGCCTGTCACTTATCAGAAAGAGACTGCTCTATTCAACGTCGTCACCAAAAATTAACCGAAGAAGTTCCATCGCCATTCATGACGACAGCTTTACGTAAAAAAATGGGAGAAGCTGCCGTAAAAGCAGCCGAATATATTAAATACGAAGGCGCCGGAACTATAGAATTTTTAGTAGATAAGCACCGTAACTTCTACTTCATGGAAATGAACACTCGTATCCAAGTAGAACACCCAATTACAGAGCAAGTAATCGATTTCGATTTAATTCGTGAGCAAATTTTAGTAGCTGCAGGCGTGCCAATTTCAGGTAAAAACTACACACCAAAATTACACTCTATAGAATGCCGTATTAATGCTGAAGACCCGTTTAACAACTTTAGACCTTCGCCAGGATTAATAACCACACTACACGCCCCTGGAGGCCATGGTGTGCGCTTAGACACACACGTTTACGCAGGTTACTCTATTCCACCAAACTACGATTCTATGATTGCAAAGTTAATTACAACAGCTCAAACTAGAGAAGAAGCCATTAATAAAATGAAACGTGCGTTAGATGAATTCGTTATCGAAGGCATCAAAACAACCATCCCGTTCCATAGACAATTAATGGATCATCCAGATTATTTGGCTGGTAACTATACCACTGCCTTCATGGAAGATTTTGTTATGCAAAAACAAATTGAAGAATAAATAATTAAAACTCCGGAAATCATTTTCGGAGTTTTTTTGGTTAAAACCTAAAGTATTATTTGGGCGTTACCGCAAGGGTCGGGCTTTCCGCTATATCTTTATTTGTGCAAATCCGTATCAGAAACTAGCAACATTTTTCACATCTCCTAAAAGTCTCAATACCAAATTTTAGGTCTTTTTAGCACAAAAAAGGATGCCGCATCAATCCCTAACGCAAATTTAGGCTACATCAAAAAACAGTAAATTAATAAGATACAACTGTCGTGTAGCGTAAAAAAATCAACTCATTTACCAGAATAACTACGGCATTTACAAAACCTCATAAGCATCTACAATATTCCAATAAAAAATATACTATTTTAGTTGCCCGGAATACGCAGAAACCAATGAAACAAATATTAGAAATTAAGCAAAACTTATTTAATCTCTGTTTAGAGTCGATAGATTCCAGATTCCAAACTATACAAAACACCATTAACGAAATCCAGGAATCTTTAACTTCCGAAACCAAAAGTAGCGCAGGCGACAAGCACGAAACAGGTCGTGCGATGTTGCAATTAGAACGTGAAAAAGCAGGAAACCAGTTAGCCGAAATTAACAAAACTAAAGTCGCACTTTCGAAAATTGATATCCCAAAAACATCGCAAACCGTAGGTTTAGGCAGTGTAATTTACACTAATCAAGCTAATTATTATATTGCAATTAGCGCAGGCGAGTTAACGTACAATAATCAAAAATTCTATGCCATATCTCCAAACACACCAATTGGTTTGTTATTAATAGGCAAAACAGTTAACGATGCTATTACATTTAGAGCGCAAAATTTTAAAATAGAATCGGTATTATAATACTTGGCTCGCAAAATCAGACAGTAAATTATAATCTTTTACATGGAAGGTTTGTATACCTAAATTTTCCGCAGCCTGGATATTATCAATCGAGTCATCAATAAAAATAGATTCTTCCGGTTTTAAATTACTATCCTTCAAAAGAAAATTAAAAATACCAGCATCTGGTTTTCTAGTCTTTACTTCGTGAGAATAATATGCTTTTGTAAACAAATCATTGAATTTATAACCATTTACAGCTTCAAATTCATCTAAAAAATGCTTCTGATGAATAGCATTTGTATTACTCAAAAGATAAAGATTATACTTTCCTTTTAAACTTTCTATAAATGCAATTCGCGCTTTTGGCATATCTAAAATCATAGCATTCCACGCGACTTTAATAGCTTCATAACTTGGTGTTTTACTCGATAATTTAAATAAAGCCTCTAGAAACTCTTCTTCAGAAATCTTACCTATTTCAAAATCATAAAAAAACGAATACTCGTAATGGTGTCCTGTTTTATTCACAATATTATCAATTCCAATAGTCTGCAATTCGCTAATGGTTTTCGGAACATTTAAATTCAAAATAACACCGCCTAAATCGAAAATAATATTTTTTATAGTTTTCATTTATAAGTTTCTTATCTGCAAATAATAGCGCTAAGCTCAATACGTAACCAAAAATAAAGAAATAGAATGAAACAAATAACAGGCACACCCATTACTTTATTATTAAAATTTTTACAAAAAACAGGAAAATCACCCTTTTAATATAGGGCAATGCCCTAACCGAATAAACGTGCCCTTTGTTTACTTTTACAGTATCATTAATCCATTACACGAATAGTAATACAGAATAAAATAAAAATATTAAGAAGAAGAAGAAAGATGAACACAAATCTACCTTACTAAACCTATTATTAATTTTAACCTATTATCAACAAAAAAAGAGTGACGATTGCCCCCATAATCTTCATTCTTTTTTTGTTTTAATCTAGTTAATCACAAGGCAAACCTCAGTATCTACATTCAAAGGTTTTTTATGCTCAAAGAACACCAGCTCTCCATTTAAATCAGCTTCTATTAAATAATAATGGCCTTTAAAATAAGTTCGTTTCACTCTAACTTTCAAACTAGTATCTTCAACCACTTCAAGCTGATGGGCATAAATAATTTTATTATCTATAACATTAAACTCACCAAAAAATGATGCTATTAACGGTGTTTTTGGGTTTTTAAAAAGATCTTCGGGAGCGCCTTCCTCTTCTACTTCATGGTTATTTAAAATTAACATTCTATCAGCAAAACCTAATACATCTTCTTTGTCGTGGGTGGCAACAACACAAGAAATATTTTTCAGTTTTAAATATTTAAAAACATTACGGCGTAAAGACTGTTTTTTGAAGTTATCAATATGGCTAAACGGTTCGTCTAGCAACATAATTTCAGGTTCTTTAGCTAAAGCTCTAGCCAAAGCAACACGTTGTTTTTGTCCGCCACTTAAGGTTTTTACTTTCACTTTCGCAAAAGCAGTAAGTTCTACAACTTCAAGCAATTCTTTAATGCGTTCTTGTTTTTCTTCAGGATAGAAGTTAGATAAAAAAGAACCTATATTCTCTGCAACCGAGGTAAAAGGCATTAAATCGAACTCTTGCGCTACATACTTCATAAAATCGTAACCCACAACCAAGTTATATTTAGGACCAAGAATTTCCGTATCTCGCCAAAAAAGTCGCCCCGAATTTAAATCGAATTCGCCATAAAGCAATTTTAAAAGCGTGCTTTTACCAGAACCACTTTCGCCAATAATAGAAAGCTGTTCTCCTGCTTTTACAGAAAAAGAAATATTTTTTAAAATCTCTGTTTTTTGATAAGAAAAAGAAATATTATTGACTTGCAGCATTTTAGTTTTTTAATGAAATGAGACCAAAAAGGCCTTAATTATAATACTCGTTTTTTATGATTAAATCGATTAACAATAACAGCGTTTATGTTTTAAAGAATCTCGAACAATTTACCAGGTAGTGGTCGTACTACACCTTTCAATTCCATGTTTAACAAAATGCCCGCTACTTTAAAAATAGGCAAATTACAATTAATAGCTATAATATCTAACTGCTGTTTTTCATTTTCCTTTAAATAATTATAAATCACTTTTTCGGTAGCATCTAACTCTACAAACAATTGTTTTTGTATCGCAGGTTTTTGAGCATCTTGCAGTTGCCAATTTAAAATATAGGGCACATCTAAAGGCGTAGTAAGCATGTGCGCACGTTGCTGTTTAATTAAATTATTACAGCCCACGCTTTGGCTATCGGTGGTACGGCCTGGCACTGCAAACACATCTCGATTATAAGAGTTCGCGATATCTGCAGTTACTAAACTCCCTCCCTTTTCTGCAGATTCTATAACAATGGTAGCTTCACTTAAACCAGCGATAACCCGGTTTCGTTTTAAAAAATTATTTCTATCAAAATTATCAGTACTCCAAAAATCGGTAAAAAACCCACCGTTTTTCTCCATGTCTACCATATACTTTTTATGAACCTTAGGATAAATTTGATCTAGACCATGCGCCAAACACGCCACGGTTTGCAAACCATGTTTAATGGCCGCCTTATGTGCAGTAATATCCGTTCCGTATGCAAAACCCGAAATAATAACCGGATTATAAGGTTTAAGTGTTTCAACCAGTTTTTCGCAAAAAGCAATACCATTGGTCGTAATTTTTCGAGCACCAACAATACTAATTAAGCGTTGCTTTTTTAAGTCAATATTACCAGATTGAAATAATAAAATAGGCCCATCGATACAATGCTTTAACTTTTCGGGATAATCGCTATTCTCAAAATACGAAACTTTAATATTATTCGCTTCAATAAAACGCATTTCCTTTTCAGCCTCTTTTAAATGATGTGGTTTAGACAAACCTTCTAAAATAACTCGACCAACACCGTCAATTTTAAGCAAGTTTTCTCTCTTTTCTTTTAGAGCAGCTTCCGCAGAACCACATTGAGAAATGAGTCTTTTGGCTGTAATATCTCCAATATTTGGCACATGTTGTAAGGCTAAAGCGTAAAGCAAGTCATTTTCTGTCATCGTAAAAGGCTTAATTTCAATCTACAATAAAAGAATTTTTAATCTGTTAATAAAAACATCACGATAAATTTTATCGAAAACTATAATTTTCTAACTTTGTCTTTATGCAATTAGATACCTACATAAGCGACTTACTATATAGATATGAATGTGTTACCATCCCTGAGTTGGGTTCATTTTTAACACAAACTGTATCTGCAACGATAAACGAAACTACAAACGCGTTTTTTCCGCCGAAAAAAGTTTTATCTTTTAATGAGCAAATTCAGAAAAACGACGGTTTATTAGCGCATTATATTGCCGATGTAGATAAAATACCTTTCGAGGTTGCAAATAAAAAGATTGCAAAACTTGTTGCAGTTTTAAAAGATAATTTAAGCGAAGGTGAAACCGTAAACTTCAAAAATATTGGAGACCTTGTTTTTAATACTGAAGGTAAAATTACATTCGAGCCATCGTACCAATTAAATTATTTAACAGATGCTTTTGGATTATCTCAATTTGAATCGCCAGCCGTAACACGCGAGCTTTACAAAGAAGAAGCCGAACGTATCGAAAAAGTAATACCAATTACTGTTACTTCAGAAAAACGCAAAAGCAGACCATATTTAAAATATGCTGCCATAGCTGTAGTTGCTTTAACCCTTGGAGGTTTAGTGGCTTCTAATTTTTATGTGAATCAAATTGAAACACATAACCAATTAGCACAACAAGAAGCAGAAAAGCAGTTAGATACTAAAATACAACAAGCTACTTTTAATTTAAATCCATTGCCAGCAATAACGTTAAACGTTTCTAAACAAACGGGTAACTTCCATATTGTAGCAGGTGCTTTTAGAGTAGAAGAAAATTGTGATACTACAGTAACACAACTTAAAGCAGATGGTTTTAGCGCACGTAAAATTGGCACAAATAAATACGGTTTACACCAAGTTGTTTATGCTAGTTTTGAAACTCGTGCAGAAGCTAGAAAAGCTTTGCAAAACATTAAAACTTCGCATAATAAAGACGCTTGGTTACTTGTGAAAAAACTAGACTAGTAGTTTTTACAAAACCGCAGTTCTTTTACTCGCATAATTGTTAACTTTGCCACATCATAAACCTAATTATTTTTGATGCAAGTAAAAACACCTGAACAATCTAGAACTATAATGACAGATTTGGTTTTACCTAGTGAAACCAACCCGTTAAACAACTTATTTGGTGGCGAATTATTGGCCCGAATGGATCGTGCAGCCAGTATTGCAGCACGCAGACACTCGCGCCGTATTGTGGTTACCGCATCGGTAAACCACGTTGCTTTTAACCGTGCCGTACCACTTGGTAGCGTAGTAACGGTAGAAGCTAAAGTATCTCGCGCCTTTAAAACCTCAATGGAAGTTTTTCTAGATGTTTGGATCGAAGATCGCGAATCTGGCGACCGTGCCAAAGCTAACGAAGCCATTTACACTTTTGTTGCTGTAGACGAAACTGGACGTCCAATCCCCGTGCCAGAAGTACAACCAGAAACCGAACTCGAAAAAGAACGCTATGCTGCTGCTCTGCGCCGTAAGCAATTGAGTTTATTACTAGCCGGAAAAATAAAACCAAGCCAAGCCTCGGAACTTAAAGCCCTTTTTGACTAAAATCAAAAAATATCTGTATGCACGCCTTATTAGAATAAGATGTGCATACAGAACACTTAAAGCTTAAAGAATTCGTTTACAGAGATTGATTGTAACACAATGCTTTCTGCCTAAAAAAGTTATATTTACAGCATGCAAATTCCAAAAGGAAAAAAAATATATTTCGCTTCAGACAACCATTTAGGAGCTCCAACAAAGGAAGCCTCTTATCCACGTGAAAAAAGATTCGTGGCTTGGCTAGACGAAATTAAGCATGATGCGGCTGTAATATTTTTAATGGGAGATTTATTTGATTTTTGGTTTGAATATAAAACAGTAGTCCCAAAAGGTTTTACAAGAACCTTAGGGAAACTTGCCGAAATATCCGACTCTGGAATACCGATCCATTATTTTGTGGGCAACCACGACCTTTGGATGGATGGCTATTTTCAAGAAGAACTTAACATACCGGTTTACCATAAACCCAAGGAGTTTGTTTTTAATAATAAAACATTTTTTATTGGTCATGGCGACGGTTTAGGTCCATATGATAAGGGTTATAAGCGCATGAAAAAAGTGTTTACTAATCCGGTTTTTAAATGGCTATTCCGTTGGTTACACCCAGATATTGGCGTAGGAATTGCCCAATACTTATCGGTTAAAAACAAACTTATTTCTGGCGATGACGATGCTACATTTTTAGGAGAAGAAAACGAATGGCTTGTACAATATGCCAAACGAAAACTAGAAGACAAACATCGTGATTACTTTATTTTTGGTCATCGACACTTACCAATGAATATTGATTTAGGTAACAACTCTAGTTATCTAAATATTGGAGATTGGATTCAATATTTTACCTATGGTGTTTTTGATGGTGAACAGCTTGAGCTAAAAACATACGAGCTTAATACAGATAAATAAACAACTCTTGTTTTTTATCTCTTTAAAGTAAAATGCCCTCTAAATTGTTGCGCATTAATTTCAACAACATACCAATAATCGTCTGTTTCAAGAAGCTTTCCTGCAAACAATCCATCCCATGAAAATGCAGCATTTTTAGAAAATTTTAAAAGCTTTCCATATCTATCGAAAATAGAAACTTGCGAGGTTTGGTAAAACTCAATGCCTTTTAAATCAAAGTTATCGTTAACGCCATCACCATTTGGCGTGAAAAACTTCGGGATAAAAAAGTGAATAAAGTCTATAGAAACTAACGTATCACAGTTTTGGTGTTTCACATAAATAGTATAACTACCACCTTCAACATTAGTAAAAATAGGATTTAGTTGAAATATATTTCCGTTAATAGAATACAGAAAATCACCCGTATTTTCCGTGGTTATCACAATACTTTTTCCAACAGACTCTACAGATTCAATACGAGGTAAATCTATCCGCGAAAGCGTTATTGTTTTTGTTACTGTACAGGTTTCATTAGTAATATCTACAGTATAAATTCCAGACTGATTTACCGTTATAAATTCACTTGTAGCGCCTGTATTCCATAAAAACGTAGCTGTAGAAATATTAGTATGGGCATATAAATCTATAGTTTCGGTTTCGCAAAACATCAAGGTTTCTTCTTCATAATCAGGAATTTCAGAAAAGGTAATTTGCACTGCTGTTCGTGTATTAGAGGTACAATTTCCTATTTCGGTTTCCGCCTCAGCGTAATATGTTCCGCTGGTTGTAGCATTAAAAGCTCTACTATCTGCCTGTAATAAAGTTCCGCCAGTAGCCGCAGAATACCAATTTACAATTACACCAGAAGGCACGGTAACACTTAGCGGTGTTGTATCATTTTCGCAAATCATAACGTCTCCATTACTAGTTGGCGCATTAGGTTGCGGAATAATTTGAACTTCAAAAACATCGGAGGTAGAATTACATGAATCGTTAGCTAAATTAACAGCATCTTCGGCTACTTTAACCCTGTAAAATGTAGTATTAAAAAGCGAAGGTGTGGTATAATTATCAGTGTTTTCACCAACAATATCCACCCAAGTTGTACCATCGCTACTTTCTTGCCATTGATAAAAATGCGAAGAAAAAATAGAAAAATCGGGTGTTACCTTTAACTCGGTCGAGAATGGCGTATTATTTTCACAAACGGCAACATGTGTTTCATTTAAAGCATCTTCTATAATAACAGTGTCTCCACAGGTTTTAAAAACAATATCATCTATAGCTAAATCGTTTCCGCAACCACCAACACCATTATTCAACATTTTTAAAATAACAGCAGTTTGCCCAGGTTTAGATTGAAATACTAAAGCATATTGTCGCCAATCGGGACTAGATGTTCCAAAAATATCGCCGGTATCTCCACTTGCCAATAATTGTGTATCGGTGCTATCCCAAATTTCGAACTTTACATTTATAGGTATCCCTGCGCCACAACTATGGTTGGCGGGTAGTAAATTTATCATCCAAGACGAAAACTCATACGTTGTGTTTTCACATAAACCACTAATAGCAGTTCTGTAAAATTCACCAGAAGTAAAATCGGCATTAATTACTAGATTTCGGCCATTAGTATCGCCAGGTGTATGGTCGCTAATATTGTGCCAACCAAACCAATTTGTACTGCTAGATAAAGTATAAGATCCATCGTTTGGTTGCCCGCTAGCAAAAGTATAGCTTGTTGTTCCGGCTGGTAAAGATGCATTAGCTGTGCCGACTCCAAAGGTTTCGGTAAAAATAGGGTCGCCAGAATTACCGCTACAAAATCCCAATTGCGCTTGGGCTTTTACAGCGAATAAAAAAATAAATAATATTAGAATTTCTTTTTTAATGACTTTACTGTTTTTCTTTATGCTTCGTATTTTAAATAATACGAATAGCTATATTAGTAAAAAAAAGCGCTACAATTAACTAAATCTTCCTATAATGAACCATTTACCCTATTATTCGGTTATTTTTACATCAACTTTAAACGAAGATACCGCAGGCTACAACGCTATGGCCGAAAAAATGGAGGCCTTAGCTAAAGAACAAGATGGTTTTTTAGGTATAGAAAGTGCTAGAAACCAAATTGGTATTACCGTAAGTTACTGGAAAAGTTTAGAAGCCATAAAAAATTGGAAAGCCCAAACCGATCATTTAGAGGCTCAACAAAAAGGAAAAACCAATTGGTATAGTTGGTACAATGTAAAAATTTGTAAAGTAGAACGAGAATACAGCTTTCGCTAATTTAGACTAAAAATCATCATAAAACCATGCAAATTTACATCTAAACAAACACGCTTAGAGTATATAATTTAAGTGATGATCATGTTAAACTACATAAAACAACATAAAGTAAAATCGGCAATAGTGGCGCTAATTCTAGTAGCCTACTATTTTTGTTTACCCAACCCACTATTTAAAGACCCTACAGCTACAGTAATTACGAGTTCTAACAACCAATTGCTTGGTGCGCAAATTGCAAAAGACGGACAATGGCGATTTCCACATAACGATTCTATTCCTAATAAATTTAAAACCTGCATTGTTCAGTTTGAAGACGAATATTTCTATAAACACCCTGGTTTTAATCCTATATCAATTTTTAAAGCTTTAAAAGAAAATTTAAAATCTGGTGGTATAAAACGTGGCGGAAGTACTATTACGCAGCAAGTAATTCGATTAGCGCGGAAAGGGAAAAGCAGAACCTATTTCGAAAAAATTATTGAAATTATATTGGCGACACGCCTAGAGTTATCTAAATCTAAAAACACCATTTTAACGCATTACGCAAGTAATGCCCCTTTCGGGGGAAATGTGGTTGGTCTAGATGCTGCATCATGGCGGTATTTTAACCGAAACGCCAACAACCTCTCTTGGGCAGAAAGTGCAACATTAGCAGTTTTACCCAATGCGCCAAGTTTAATTTACCCTGGAAAAAACCAAGAACGTTTATTAAAAAAGCGAAATAGATTATTAAAAAAACTTCTAGAAAACTCAAAAATAGACACACTTACTTACGAGCTTTCTGTTGCCGAAGGTTTACCACAAAAACCCTACCCGTTGCCACAAACCGCACCACACTTATTACAAAAAGTAGCACAAAGACAAAGTGGAGCCCGCGTACAAACCACTATTGATATTAAATTACAAAACCGTATAAACTACATTGTAAAGAACCACTATAATAAATTAAGTCAAAACGAAATTTACAATGCAGCCGTTTTAGTTTTAGATGTAAAAACAAGGCAAGTTCTAGCCTATATTGGCAATACACCTACCGATAGAGCACACCAAAAAGATGTCGATATTATTGATAAACCAAGAAGTACTGGCAGTATTTTAAAACCCTTTCTATACGCCGCCATGTTGGATTCTGGCGATTTACTACCCAATACCTTAGTGGCCGATGTGCCTACACAATATGGTAGTTATAATCCCGAAAACTACAATAAAACTTATGATGGTGCCGTGCCAGCAAGTCGTGCTTTATCAAGATCATTAAATGTGCCAGCTGTAAGAATGTTGCAAGATTTTGGTTTAGATAGATTTTATCAATATTTAAAATTTCTAAAATTAAAAGATTTAAAATACGATGCTAACCACTACGGTTTATCGCTTATACTTGGCGGGGCAGAAAGTAACCTTTGGGATTTATGTAAAAGTTACGCCGCACTATCTTCTACGTTAAATCATTTTTCTGAAAACTCGAGCACTTATTTTTCAAACGAATTTTGCGAACCCACTTTTTTAGCTTCAACTAAAATTAACTTCGGAAAGCAAACTACAGACAAAACGTTATTTGATGCCGCTTCTACCTACCTAACTTACCAAAGCTTAAAAGAAGTTAACCGACCAGAAAGTGACGAAAGTTGGGAGTTTTTTGATGGATCGAAACAAATTGCATGGAAAACAGGTACTAGTTTTGGTTTTCGAGATGCTTGGGCTATTGGCTCTACAAAAGATTACGTTGTAGGCGTTTGGGTTGGTAATGCCGATGGCGAAGGCCGCCCTGGTTTGGTTGGTGTGCAAGCAGCTGCACCAATAATGTTTGATGTTTTTGAAAGCTTACCTAACAGCGATTGGTTTCCAAAACCTTTTGATGAAATGAAAAAAGTAGCAATCTGTAAACAAAGTGGGCACCGTGCATCGCAATATTGTGATACTGCGGAAGAGAAATACATTCAGTTAGCAGGTTTAAAAACCAAACCTTGTCCATATCATGTTTTAATTCATTTAAATAAAGATGAAACTTATCAGGTAAATTCCTCGTGCGAAGACATTGGTAATATTACTCATAAATCTTGGTTTGTTTTACCTCCATTAATGAACTATTACTACAAAACTAAAAACCCGTTTTACAAACCATTACCTAAATTTAAGCCTGATTGTTTTAGCGAAAATGCCGTTTCTATAGAGTTTATTTACCCTAAAGAAAATAATACTATTTTTCTACC
The window above is part of the Algibacter sp. L3A6 genome. Proteins encoded here:
- the accB gene encoding acetyl-CoA carboxylase biotin carboxyl carrier protein, whose amino-acid sequence is MDIKEIQNLIKFVAKSGASEVKLEMDDIKITIRTGSESDTTIVHQVPATHQMPQIAQPLAAPAQAEAAAPVAAPADEDSKYITIKSPIIGTFYRKPSPDKPLFVEVGQTIAEGDVLCIIEAMKLFNEIESEVSGKIVKILVDDSSPVEFDQPLFLVDPS
- the accC gene encoding acetyl-CoA carboxylase biotin carboxylase subunit — translated: MFKKILIANRGEIALRVIRTCKEMGIKTVAVYSTADAESLHVKFADEAVCIGPAASSESYLKMSNIISAAEITNADAIHPGYGFLSENAKFSKICEEHGIKFIGASPEMIDRMGDKANAKETMKAAGVPCVPGSEGIIESFEDCIRVAEETGYPVMLKASAGGGGKGMRGVFKPEDLKDAWDSARQESKAAFGNDDMYMEKLIEEPRHIEIQIVGDSNGKACHLSERDCSIQRRHQKLTEEVPSPFMTTALRKKMGEAAVKAAEYIKYEGAGTIEFLVDKHRNFYFMEMNTRIQVEHPITEQVIDFDLIREQILVAAGVPISGKNYTPKLHSIECRINAEDPFNNFRPSPGLITTLHAPGGHGVRLDTHVYAGYSIPPNYDSMIAKLITTAQTREEAINKMKRALDEFVIEGIKTTIPFHRQLMDHPDYLAGNYTTAFMEDFVMQKQIEE
- a CDS encoding 3-oxoacyl-ACP synthase, which gives rise to MKQILEIKQNLFNLCLESIDSRFQTIQNTINEIQESLTSETKSSAGDKHETGRAMLQLEREKAGNQLAEINKTKVALSKIDIPKTSQTVGLGSVIYTNQANYYIAISAGELTYNNQKFYAISPNTPIGLLLIGKTVNDAITFRAQNFKIESVL
- a CDS encoding HAD family hydrolase encodes the protein MKTIKNIIFDLGGVILNLNVPKTISELQTIGIDNIVNKTGHHYEYSFFYDFEIGKISEEEFLEALFKLSSKTPSYEAIKVAWNAMILDMPKARIAFIESLKGKYNLYLLSNTNAIHQKHFLDEFEAVNGYKFNDLFTKAYYSHEVKTRKPDAGIFNFLLKDSNLKPEESIFIDDSIDNIQAAENLGIQTFHVKDYNLLSDFASQVL
- a CDS encoding ABC transporter ATP-binding protein, whose product is MLQVNNISFSYQKTEILKNISFSVKAGEQLSIIGESGSGKSTLLKLLYGEFDLNSGRLFWRDTEILGPKYNLVVGYDFMKYVAQEFDLMPFTSVAENIGSFLSNFYPEEKQERIKELLEVVELTAFAKVKVKTLSGGQKQRVALARALAKEPEIMLLDEPFSHIDNFKKQSLRRNVFKYLKLKNISCVVATHDKEDVLGFADRMLILNNHEVEEEGAPEDLFKNPKTPLIASFFGEFNVIDNKIIYAHQLEVVEDTSLKVRVKRTYFKGHYYLIEADLNGELVFFEHKKPLNVDTEVCLVIN
- the dprA gene encoding DNA-processing protein DprA, which codes for MTENDLLYALALQHVPNIGDITAKRLISQCGSAEAALKEKRENLLKIDGVGRVILEGLSKPHHLKEAEKEMRFIEANNIKVSYFENSDYPEKLKHCIDGPILLFQSGNIDLKKQRLISIVGARKITTNGIAFCEKLVETLKPYNPVIISGFAYGTDITAHKAAIKHGLQTVACLAHGLDQIYPKVHKKYMVDMEKNGGFFTDFWSTDNFDRNNFLKRNRVIAGLSEATIVIESAEKGGSLVTADIANSYNRDVFAVPGRTTDSQSVGCNNLIKQQRAHMLTTPLDVPYILNWQLQDAQKPAIQKQLFVELDATEKVIYNYLKENEKQQLDIIAINCNLPIFKVAGILLNMELKGVVRPLPGKLFEIL
- a CDS encoding SPOR domain-containing protein; this encodes MQLDTYISDLLYRYECVTIPELGSFLTQTVSATINETTNAFFPPKKVLSFNEQIQKNDGLLAHYIADVDKIPFEVANKKIAKLVAVLKDNLSEGETVNFKNIGDLVFNTEGKITFEPSYQLNYLTDAFGLSQFESPAVTRELYKEEAERIEKVIPITVTSEKRKSRPYLKYAAIAVVALTLGGLVASNFYVNQIETHNQLAQQEAEKQLDTKIQQATFNLNPLPAITLNVSKQTGNFHIVAGAFRVEENCDTTVTQLKADGFSARKIGTNKYGLHQVVYASFETRAEARKALQNIKTSHNKDAWLLVKKLD
- a CDS encoding acyl-CoA thioesterase, translated to MQVKTPEQSRTIMTDLVLPSETNPLNNLFGGELLARMDRAASIAARRHSRRIVVTASVNHVAFNRAVPLGSVVTVEAKVSRAFKTSMEVFLDVWIEDRESGDRAKANEAIYTFVAVDETGRPIPVPEVQPETELEKERYAAALRRKQLSLLLAGKIKPSQASELKALFD